One Microlunatus soli genomic window carries:
- a CDS encoding GNAT family N-acetyltransferase yields MTQGTTDAYTVRALDESTWDAFAELVERNNGVFGGCWCMGHHAMENGETYRFQTYDKRAKKEELVRAGQAHAALVYDADGLVQGWAKYGSRAELPIIEHSRRAYDQQPPQQPDWRITCYYTDTKHRREGIGRAALEGSLDLIAQAGGGLVEALPEVTADRVAHGRFLFEMSVELYEDYGFDRVRQIGKHRWIVHREVRPADAGLRPELAGHR; encoded by the coding sequence ATGACGCAGGGCACAACCGACGCGTACACGGTCCGGGCGCTCGACGAATCGACCTGGGACGCTTTCGCGGAGTTGGTCGAACGCAACAACGGTGTGTTCGGTGGTTGCTGGTGCATGGGGCACCACGCGATGGAGAACGGCGAGACCTACCGCTTCCAGACCTACGACAAACGCGCCAAGAAGGAAGAGCTGGTCCGGGCCGGCCAGGCACATGCCGCCCTGGTCTACGACGCCGACGGACTGGTCCAGGGCTGGGCCAAGTACGGCAGCCGGGCCGAGCTGCCGATCATCGAACACAGCCGGCGGGCCTATGACCAGCAGCCGCCGCAGCAGCCGGACTGGCGGATCACCTGCTATTACACCGACACCAAGCACCGCAGGGAAGGCATCGGACGGGCCGCACTCGAAGGGTCCCTGGATCTGATCGCGCAGGCCGGAGGCGGTCTGGTCGAGGCGCTGCCGGAGGTGACGGCCGACCGGGTCGCTCATGGTCGCTTCCTGTTCGAGATGAGTGTCGAGCTGTACGAGGACTATGGCTTCGACCGGGTCCGCCAGATCGGCAAGCACCGTTGGATCGTGCACCGGGAGGTCCGGCCGGCCGATGCCGGTCTGCGTCCAGAACTCGCCGGACACCGATAG